The Cydia amplana chromosome 10, ilCydAmpl1.1, whole genome shotgun sequence DNA window GATACCGAGCCCATCCAGGGAGATTTTGGTCTTGGCCTCCGTAATCAACGTTCCGTAGGTAACGCCCCTCTCTTCTGCTCCCGTCTCCAGGGTGAGGACTACGGCCGCTGACCGCGGGGTGCGCAGTAGCGCCTTGGTCTTATTGCGACCCTTCCCTTCTTGCGCTTTCCGCGGTGCCGCCGGCTGTTGTGGCTTCGCAGTCGTCGCTTCTCCAACGGGAGActtctttttattcttcttaCCCCGCTTGACCACAGTCGTCCATTCCTCTTCCGAGGCAGGCACTGTTGTCTGCAGCCGAGGCTGCCGGACTTGGGAAGCGGGGCCAGGAACACTCGTAGGACGCTTTTTGGGCCCCTCCTTCTTTTTGTTCTTCTTCGCAGCCCGCTTCGCACCCGCTGGGTTGGTAGGAGCTGGAGTGTGACCGGGGGGAGAGCTTCCTGCTTTGGAAGGTGTGGGAGCAGACGACACCTGAGTAGGTTGCTGTGGGAGCAGTCTCTCCTCCAGGGCGCTCAACCTTGTACCCATCATGTCACTCACCTTGGCCATGATATTGCGCTCTAGGTCACCTTGCTCCCGAGCAGGTGATGTCGCCGTCTCTTGGCGCGTCCCTTCGAGGCGCTGCCCAAGGCTAGCACGCAAGTCGCCCATCTCCTTACGGAGCTCGGCCATTTCCGCCTTGAGGCGAGCGTTTTCGGCGgcgagcctcctcgtctcatcgGAGACAGTCCGGCCCCTCATCTCACCGACAGCTTCCCGGATCGCAGCCACAGCCTCCTTCAGGATTCGTTGGTACGTGCCCTTTAGGTTTTTGGACTTGGTGGCCACGTCCTTGATTAGCCCCAGACTATCCCGCACCTGCTGGTTTAGGGCCAGGGCAGTGCGGTTTTCTTCGTCGTCTGACCCACTTGTCGTCCCAAACGAATCCGGATGGCGGGCAAGCCGTCTTAGCGTCACCATTTTGGACGCGGCTATCAGGTCCTCTTCAGTTTGCAGCTCGAGCTCCAGGCGCTTAGCCTTTTCCTTGGTTAGCCCGGCGTGGCGCGCCGTGGATGGTCGGCGGCCTGTTCCTCGCTTGGAAGGTCCCGAGGCGGGCTTTCCTTGCTCCGCAAGATCGGAAGCCTCGCCGCTCGGCGATGCTCCCGTGTCGCTACCACTGCTTCGCTGCCTCTTCCGTCCTGCGGCCATTTGGGCAGTTAGCGAAGCGTCGGATTCGGCGGTTTCCACGTCGGTTGGCACCGGAGAGAAAAATACTCCGTCCCCAGGGAGGTCACCCGTGTCTATTCTCCTGGGGGAGAAGAACTCCTCCCTGCCAAGAGACGGGACCCTTTCTGGCATGCGTTCTATTAGCACTACGGCTTTACGTCTCTCACTAAGCCCCCTAGCGGGTTTGGGTGGGGAGCGTGTAGAATCCACCGCCGTCCCCGGAGGCACGTCCTCATCATGGAACACCCAGCGCCCCTGGGCGTCCTGAAATGGTCGGAATCCATCCTTGGGGTGGCCAGTGGAGGCTCCTGCCTCCGCCGGACTGCTATTCTCCCCATCAGCCCCTCCTTGCAGCCTCAATACCAAATCACTCTGCAAATCGGTGTCCATAAAGTGTTTGCTTGTGTTGTCGTTTCGGGATCGTGAGTGGTTTGCCCCCCCAGAATACGGAAGGCGGCATGTCGCCACAGCATGGGCGATTGCCCGTCCTGTGGCGACATGGAGGATTGGAACCTCCTGGGGTAGTTCTACATTTTCGTTTCCACTCATTTTGTGTGCTATTTTGAGGAGGTATGCCCCTCCCTGACGTTTGTGACTGGACTCCCTCCAGCCACGCATCCCATCGGCACGTCAGACACACCTTGGGATTGGGGTGAtttttatagtggttttcttcCACTTCTTCATCCGCCGCGCTTGGTGGCCGGAGCCATCCCACTCCTCACCCCGCCAGAGGTAATTTCTAATAGGGGACCTATTAGAAATTCCCGACTTTGCAGCTCACACTGTGCCCTCTGCTATTCAGAGGGACACGCGGAGCCACCCGCCCAGCCACTCCTCAGGGTATCAATCAAGGAACTGCTCCTCGGGCAAAGATCCGGAATGTGACCCCCGGCAGCCGTCATTGGAAGCCAAAAGCCCCCCAGACGCACAACAGATCCGCGCGGCATCCGGTGCGCGATCCTCCCGATCCGCTAACACCGCCGACCCGCCCGGAGAAATAGATCTGCAATTGGGTTTCACAGAAGCCCAATGCACAATCCTTCCAGACAGCTAGGCAATGTCAGAAAAGCAGAAGGCTCTCCAATCCGGCAACCACCCACATCCACGACGCGTCAGGGAGCCCTCAGCCTCCTCCCCAGACGTCCGCGCGCGAAACAGTGACTTAATTGACACTACATACTGCTCTCATAGCTCCTCCTCTTTGCTCGTCCACTGCGCCGTCTGCTTATTCAGAGGGACGCGTGGAGAGCCATTCTCGGGCACAGAGCCCCCCAAATACCCCCCTGGTGTTTGGTTCGCGGGACTACGTCCTACCCCGGCACGACAGCGGGCCGGGGCATTCCCCTATCCACCACCTGGGGACGCGCCACGTCGGGGTTCACCTCCCCGCCCACTCGGACACCCGAGCAGGTCCGTGGGGTCCGtggaacctaacctaaccttttttttttttttttttttttgaagaggggaaatgcgttacgcataccacccggcgcggggacgggccgggtggttatgtgggactccctgttgtgggctgatgagaccccaggtatacccactaaaacccccctgttggccgcctcatgGCTTtaaaggcgaggcacgggaaacggccgggaccatgcttccggaaccccgccagcggctgtccgaactccggactcgacttcggaggaactgttttcCTCTACTCTAAAGTGTGCCATTTTTtggcgcattggccatcccagggaccctcgtgtaggcgacagatgTCCCGAGCCTGCCGCCCACGGGTACCCTTAAGGGGGAAGTCGGCGGTTGTGCGCCAAACGCCTCCTTCCTACGCGCTTGCGGCGCATCGGTTGGGAGGCCGGATCTTCCTCCCTTTCTCTTTCCGCGGTCTCTTTTCTCGCCATCACGTCTTCGCACAAAGAGACCACCGCTTTCCATGATCTGT harbors:
- the LOC134651646 gene encoding uncharacterized protein LOC134651646, with amino-acid sequence MDTDLQSDLVLRLQGGADGENSSPAEAGASTGHPKDGFRPFQDAQGRWVFHDEDVPPGTAVDSTRSPPKPARGLSERRKAVVLIERMPERVPSLGREEFFSPRRIDTGDLPGDGVFFSPVPTDVETAESDASLTAQMAAGRKRQRSSGSDTGASPSGEASDLAEQGKPASGPSKRGTGRRPSTARHAGLTKEKAKRLELELQTEEDLIAASKMVTLRRLARHPDSFGTTSGSDDEENRTALALNQQVRDSLGLIKDVATKSKNLKGTYQRILKEAVAAIREAVGEMRGRTVSDETRRLAAENARLKAEMAELRKEMGDLRASLGQRLEGTRQETATSPAREQGDLERNIMAKVSDMMGTRLSALEERLLPQQPTQVSSAPTPSKAGSSPPGHTPAPTNPAGAKRAAKKNKKKEGPKKRPTSVPGPASQVRQPRLQTTVPASEEEWTTVVKRGKKNKKKSPVGEATTAKPQQPAAPRKAQEGKGRNKTKALLRTPRSAAVVLTLETGAEERGVTYGTLITEAKTKISLDGLGITGLRFRRAVTGAAILEIPGPDTTSGNQADSLAAKLRETLNVADVRISRPVKCAEMRISGLDDSVTEEELAAAVAKVGGCALEAVKVGRISRTPTGLGTAWARCPVAAAKKVAEGRLLVGWASANVKLLESRPLRCFRCLVPGHVRRGCTSEIDRSDQCYRCGQSGHRARDCTAAPHCTLCTAAGKPADHSAGSSTCAMGAKAPKRMSRKVTNKPGTPGVAAPPAAQEGPTNNAPK